TTTGTCCCTCCACAATATCAACAAAGGACATGATATTATCACGGTTAGCTTCAAAAGATAATTTGTCAAGAATTCTTTCACCATAGGCATGAATATTAAAAGGGGAGCGTGCATCCTATCAGAGACAAAAATTTCCTTCAATCTAAAAGAGTAAAAAGGTGTACAACTTAAAAAGCGCAGAAGAAAATAAGATGTATAGCTATAATTGATCAAAATTAAAGTTCAGATTTAAGTGAGGGAATCAAAAAGCTCTAATTACCTGTTCTTCCAAATTGTGCTCAATTTTCTGTTTCCACATTGAAACTCGAGTAGCCATTTCAGTCTGTTTATCAGTTTCAGCTATGTCAGCAAGGAGAGCGTCCTACGTGATAAAATTATCAGTGAGCTTTCACACTCCCATAATAACCAAGCAAAAGAAATGCAGTGTGAATGGACATCGTGAAGTTAATTGAAGTGTTAGATTAGATTgcatttgagaattttttttgattaaatatattaaaatatatctaaACTCTAGCAAAATACCAAACAAATTTATACTTACTAGGTGAAAGCGACAAAGATCTTCTAAGCTTGCTTGAGAACTCGGCTCTTCATATCGAAAAGCTTCATTGGCATCAAATTGAGTAGAGCTATCGTCAAACTGCAGAAGATCAATCAATAAGCAACTTCAGGTATTCCTTATACTATCATATGTAAACTTTAATAAAGACACAAACCTACAAACCTTTTCATTTTGAGATAAATCTTCATCCATATACATACTTTTTGACATCTCATCAGGCTGctcaaaatctgaaatttcatCGTCGTGTTCGATACCTTTATTTGTATTATTAGCATCACCAAAAGTCTCATTAGAGTTGTTACATTCGTCACTAAGGGATTGCCTTAGCTGCAATAGTAACATCAAGCATCATACAACAATCACAAAACAAACTTCAAGTTCAGGTAATACAATTTTGAAGAAATCAGTACCTTTTCATATAAAGGAGGAGAATGGGAGTTGCTTCCATATCCTTTATGTCGTGCTTTCCATATTTCTATGAATTCAGGATTGATAGTACCATGCATCATTGCAAGAGGAAACTGAGTAGTTATAGAGGTCTGCTTGGCAAAATTTACTCCATTCCTTCCGTAAGGTTTTACTGCTTGTTAAGAAAATCCAAGACAAGTGATTATTAGATGCACAAAGAAATTATAATGCAACCAAAATAAATAAGAGAGATAAGTTCTTTAAAAACCTTTTCTAAAAGGTTTCACTTTTAGGTTCCCAGGTTCATGGGGATTTAAGGGTTTCCATGGATCATAGTTGACATCGTCATCTTCTGAATCTTCCAAGTTCCCAGGTTCTGAATATCCATCCTCCATATCAAATTCATGGTTACTATCTTCATAATTATCATAAGCATCGGCCATAGGAGGTTTTTTGAGATTTTCATCAAGGTTCTTTCCAAGTGATGATCTGCGTGCAGTTCCCCCTGAACGTCTTGTGGGGGACTGAAAGCTCTTGCAAGTTGAGCTTCCCCTATAAATACTATTTGGTACTTTTCCAGTTTCATCACCCTTTAAAAAATCATCCACTACCACGGAATCACATGggtttaaaagaataaaattcctATAGAGATCATTGGTGGCTAACTGCAAGAATGCAGAAAAAGACAAGTTTTTAAGATCAAGCAGATAGAAAATTCATCAATATAGAAAAGGTGCAAACATAAGTCATACCAGGTATGATTCTAATTCTCCGCCATCACCGCTGGTATCCAAGCAATCACCTTCAAGGACAACAAGGTTTGCTGGTGGTTTCACAAAATGATAGAAAGAAGCATCTTTACTAGTTGAATCATCTAAGGAATTCCTTGCTTCCACTGCAGTATAATGAACACTTTAGCTGATATTTGCACTATAGCATCAATATATAGAGTGCAGTATTTAAACACACCAGAGATATCATCTAAGCACCAAAATTGATCATTTTCTTCATCAGAAACTGCATGGGAACAACTTTGCTCAGGCTGAACTGATGTGCCCTCTGATTGCTCCGGCCTATTCAAAATGCATAAAATCAAAAGGATTGCATAGTTGGCATAGTGGCTCGCAATAAATGGGCAAGCTAATGTAAAAGTAAACCAAATTCAAGATAGCTATATCCACAAACTAAACCTTATGAAATGAAATTGTTGACAAAACAAGAATAACTTATGGGTGTGTAGGGACATAATGCATTCTAAGATATATATAACAAATTGTCAGCTTTATGCTTTACATATcagatataataaatttttgaaaattaaaagtcACCAACACAATGACAGAATTAAAAGTTACATATATGCACTCTCACCAATTATTCTACAATTAAATGCAAAAAGATGTGACCTTTTACTAATTGAACAAGTCCTCTAAAATCTATATCCAGTGACTTAGagatagaaattaattttttacaaagAAAATTTGCTTTGTTAGTCCAATTAGAACTTAACCACCATaaagaaatgataaaaattGAAGAGGAAATAACCTCTTTTGAGAAATAAACTCCAAAGCATGCAACACCAGGGTATGTAAATACTCCACCTTCCTGCTATACACCTGAACAGAACCTTGAAGCAGCAAAGCAGCTACATTCCCCAAAATAAACAGCAATTAATTAACAAGaaaacagaaaagaaaagaatttattaacataaaagcaCAAAGAACCTGACCTTCAGCAAAATTTACAGAGGCGTCAGTGTTATAGTCTTCGGTGGCCTAATTTCACCTGAGCAAATCTTCAACAGGTAGTCTTCGAGCTTTGAAGCGAGATCTACCTCCCAGTTGGCTCCTAGGTCTCTCTCTGCCTGGACAGTGTGGATATTGTTTGAAGGCGTTTCTCTGTTAGTCATTTTCAAATCGGTTTTGGCAGAGTGTGTTGGGGTTCCAATTGTAAGTTATAACCCTAGGATTTGGGACTCAATTAGAAAGAGTAGAAAAGGAATGGCAGAATAATGGAGTAGAGAGGTAGGGCTTATGGTGTGATTGGTTACCGGGAAAACTGAAGAGAAAGTTTGGATTTGTGGTAATGGCAATGAGATTTCACCaggaagaaagagagaagagagcGAGAAGTTCAAAAGTTTGGATTGTCTGGTTTCCCGCTGGGCATCTCGCCCTTTGAAAGTTTTATTAGTAAATATATTTTGAGTAAAATTACcttttaatctctaaaatttttatacttattctAATTTACTAAAATAGTAAAGTtatatttaacattttaaaataataaaataagtttttcaacCCCATTAAAATTGTgaagaacttttttttttgctagaaacaaattagaatttttaacatattgataatatttgttctatatattacataatattaatattgtaaatgaaaattaaagttTATGTAGGCAATAAATATTGTGATTTAAActgatatttttcaataatatatatcaATATTATGCTTAACTGTAAATTTATGAAATAACATAAGATAATTTAGTTATAGCATTAcacaatatttatttaatatatttttgttttgttaaatataaaatttaagttgtttgatttcaaaaaaaaaaaaattaagttgttgagctattttgttaataaaataaaatattataaacctaattattttaaattaaaaatataataaaaataataaattaaaatatttaattttaaaaatatataaattaactcaatatatataaatatccacaaaaattaaaatatccaaATTACAACTCGattcatattaataaaatttattttaaatctaattaaaaattaatataaaataactaaactTAATTGTTAAACCCGAACAAAATCCAAACAGttaagttttatatattttaattaataatttatataaaaaataatttttattaataaattttatttaaaaattaaatatttttaaaaaatatttaaattttaatttttaaataaaaatatattaaaaaattataaatattattgtaaagtatatatttttatattaaattaattatttatataaaaataatattttacccATTATTTTAACtgtaattacttttaaattttatacgaattaaagattaaagtaatttatgtatatttattttatttttttataaatgtgattaattttacttttatagaATCTACAAAATATATGGTAGGTACATAtgactaatttttaattttttaaaaaatgaaaaatgaaaaataaaaataaaaataaaaaatttgaattgaaatattactttcttaataataatattgataCAAAAAATTGAATTAGTATTATATTCAAACAAACTACTAAAATAAAAGGagataaaaaagttaaaatttaggATGTGTAATTAGAAATGGTATAACCGATTGAGTATTTTTAAGTAGTCAATATGatctattttaatttgataaattttaatttgataaattctAATAAAATAGGTTTAGttagttataattaaatttagaataacATGAATTCGAATTGAATTTTGCAGTCGTAGCAgcacaaatataaaaaaaaattaaatagctgCTAGTATGGAGATGCTTTGACTCATCCGAATTATAAATGACAGAGACATAAACATTTTAGTAAAATGGCAGTTACCTGTCACTAAatgacaaaaaataaataaataaataaataaaaggtgatttttttttacaataatatttataaaatttttatataattttatttaaaaattaaaatttgatttttaaaaaaatattaattttttaaataaaaattattaataaataatattttttatacaaattattaattaaaatatataaaattaaatggttcaaattttattgatgtaataataattaaatttgaaatgattttggacaatttatattaattgttAATTGAATTTGAGACCgatacaaatattttaatttttgttgatattttatgtttatagtttataaataattaaaaataaaatgttatttgttgattaatcaataaaaattaataaaaaatatgcaaatttaatgaaatatttaagttaatctaatataattatttaaataaatttattaatttagattGGTTGAATTTTAGATGGGCGAGGAAGCGGCTAATCGAATTGTATAAGCTTTCGGTTTGTCTTTTTCTCTGTTTGCTGCCAACATCTTGGCCCCTTTTCGAATGTTTAGCCTTATTCATGACAAGATTGTTTTGCTTTCTCTCATGTAGTTAGGGTTTCAAATTTCTTTGGGCCAATACGCTTAGTTTTGAGTTTGGATTTTTGCTCTTTGTTGGgcttaaaattttatgtttatgaaggCTTTAAGACTTCAGTTTTGTAGGTAGGTTTTGTATTTTGTGCTTTCAAGCATTTTTTTCAATGAATATTATCCTTAAGAAAAAAACTCCACTAATTACTGATACAAGCTATGGAGTTTAGTGTTCTGGATTCAATAAACAGTGAAAGAACCTatctctatttttaaaactctggatatatgtttttaattagatatctatttatttaattaaataaaataagtgcATTAGTAATTTATAGTGACACAGCTTAACAGTACTTAtggaaaataatgataatattttcaataaactAATAATATGTATTTTgatttgtaatattaaaaaaatggcTAATAAggttaagaattaaaaaaaaaaattctgcaattcttaagaatttaaatttctGATTTCCAAGGAAAAATACTAATAAAACAAGTATTTTTATAGTGTTAAAGCGTCTAATTGtgtgatttttttaaaagaataattcaTATTTTTGAATTAATGTAAAAAGAGAGTTTAGATTTAAAATTTAGCTATTATACTTATAGAAAGTATCACACTAAATGAACATGTGAGTATTACTTCGAATGCaatagaaagaaaattcaaattttggtGTGAGATTTGATAATTTGATATCCATGAAGAGGTAGAGATTAGGTGTAAATCATTAAGTTTAGTCTGATTCAaaactcttttatttatttttttcttatttccaCCCTACTATAGTGCTACCTGTTACTATCAGATAGAGTTGTATGTATAGACGTACCTGTATTTTCACCATAGTCAGACGACCACTTAATTTCCTTTCGTCGCTCGTACTGATAGCGTCATGGCATAACTTGGCCTGCTCCCCTACTACTTTCCATCATGTCAGATGAGTTGAGTCTTTCTTGGATGAGCCCGAACCCTGATTAATCTGGCCTGCTCTGAATTAGGTTGCATGCTAATAGGCTAACTCGCGTAATGTCCTCTAATAAGTTTTGGACTTTAACTCTCTTATAAAGATTCTACTGTAGACCGAATGTTAATGGTTCAGCGATCttcaaaattaagaaaaaaatttttaaaaaagatgatatgtaatgaaattttttcttttagtaattAGTTAGAAAAAAAACACATGTAAGTGTTTTTAAGTCGGCACTAAATGGCTAACTCGTGTAATGGCTTTAGGTTTTGAACTTGACTCccttataaaaattttactgCATACGCATGTTAATGGTTTAGcgattttcaaaataaaaaaaatatatgatatataatgaattttttttagtaattaGTTAAAAAAACACATGTAAGTGTTTTTAAGTTGGCACTAATAGCTAATTCATGtttttgatagattttggattTGACTCTCTTATCAAAATTTATGTTTACGGCCATCAAtcctcaaaattaaaaaaaaattaatgatatgtaatgaaattttttctttttagtaaTTAGTTAGAAAAAAACACATGCAAGTGTTTTTAAGTTGGCATGGAGCAAGCACCCACCAACAAACataaattatatacatataaCAATTAACATTTGTTGTCCCCCTCCTTGTCTATTCCTTGATCATGCCAGGAGTATAAGGAACGCCTGTGGCCGGAATCCAAAGGTCTCCATCGATGAATTTAGCGGCGGTGAAATCCGCAGCTTCCTCTGGAGTGACCTTCTTGATACCCTTCCATGTCACTCTTTTGGTGGTATCAGCACCAGGTCCTCTATTTTCGAACTCAGAGTAAGAGCAAGTGTCGAGACCAACGCTACCCATCCATGGCATCCAACCCTCTGGGTGGATCAAATCATCAATTTCAGACTGCATGATAATGGTCCTTGAGAACTGCCTCCATGGACGACCAAGATAGGCTGCGTTGCGGAATCGCAGACGGAAGTAGGCTGGGTCGGCTGAGATGGTGCAGTTTTGGATGACGAAACCAGTGGCTTCACGTGAGTTATTCCTTCCTTGAGCAGTTATGATGCATCTCTGGCTTTCTAATGGCTTCCTAACCACAAGTTTGCAATTCTGGTAAACGGCGGCTGCGTCACCGAAGATGAAATCAATGGTGCCGGTGATAGTGCAGTCACGATAGAATTGGCGGTAGGTGTGGGAATAAAGGGTGTCTTGGTAGCCATCCATTTGGCAATTATAGAAGATAGACATATCAGATTGTACCTTCAGTGCTACGGCTTGGTGTCCAATGGCTCCTGCAGAGTTCTCAAATCCAATGTCCTTGGCAATGAAGTGGTTTCCACTGATCGCTGTAATAATCGAAAATAACTTAGAATTTGTCGAGTATAATGACTCTTTTTTTGATATTGCTGTGGAGAGAATTAATACTTACAGACTGTTGCTGTTTTGAATGTCTGGACGCCACCAGCATAGCTGAGACTTCCGGTGATCTTTGTCTTATTAGCACCATCTCCGATCATCATGACATGGGTCATGCTCCTTGAGATGGTGACTTGCTCCTCGTAGATTCCTTCCTTGATGTAGACAACAAAGGTTGTGTTGCTCTTCTTGGGGATATTCTTGACAGCTTCATTAATAGTCTTGAACTGGCCACTTCCATCCTGAGCAACAGTAATATCAGCCTTGATTGTTGCTGCAGTTTCGGCGAGGAGTCTCTGCTTTTCTGTTGTCACCCATGAAGGTAAACCTTTGTCATTTAAGAGCCTACGGCCTGTGAATTCTGCAAGGTTCAAATCCCTGATGATATCAGCGAGGCCAGAGACCATAGCAAGTCCATTACTAGTAAGTTGGCTAGAAAGGGTCAAGATTTCCTTCATTTTCTGCCCAGCAGGACCAGTGGTGTTCTCGAATCCATCCAAGCAAGTTTGCTGGTAAGTTATGGTGGCACTGAGCCAAATTTTGAGGTTATCCACGTACTCATGCAGTTTACTTGCATCAAAATCTCCAACCTCTTTAAAAGAAGTCTTCAGATCATCAATTGCATCATCCATTAGCTCTTTGCAATCATCAAGAGCCTGCTTCGCCATTGGGTCTTTTGCAACTTCTTGCAACGTTTCGGACTTCTTGATGGCTTCATTAAGAGAATCAATGGCAGCCTGGAAACCTGCCTGAACAAGCTTTTGAGGGTCGCTGGTGTTACTTGCAGCTTTGCTAAGACTTGTCTCGCAGGTTTCTCTATAATCTGTTGGTTGGCAAATAGCCACGATGGACTTGGAGGAGGTGGATATCTCGCCAGTAGCGCCGGATTCTTCAGAGGAACTACCATTGACCCCAACCGCCACTGCAACTACCATAGCAACCAGGATAATTGATGAGACGCCAATAACGGcaatctttttcttcttttttgctgattcttcggCTTGATCATACCCATTACTCATCTTGAAAAGATATGAGACAAGGTAATGAAGGAAAAAAGAATTGTGGGGGCAATATATGTATATCTACAGAGCTCCTGGGGCTCGCCTGAAGGAGTAGTTATTCTATATTGCCCCCAGGGCTCTGGATTGAGAGATCGATTACATGACTCATATATAAGGAGGGAGGGAGGGAGCAGAAGGAAGACAagaatagtaaaattaaaaatagagggaGAGAGAAACAGTTAATTCTGTTAGGAAATGGAAGGTCAAGAGAGACCATGACCAATATAGACATGCAGATGCCTTTGTTCGGGGATCAGAGAGGACCAATGCTGTTTAATTAGGAGCACCACAAGCACAACATatgcacaataggaaaaaaaaaacaaagaattaCGCCCCTAGCAATAATATTCACTAATAATGCTAAAAAAAACTCTCCTAAAAAGAATAAGTGATGAaaccttataaaaaaaattctcagttaaaaatgaaaaaattataccTAAAATCGATTTACGATGTATTAacattgtaaaataaaaaatatatatataaattcatacAAAGAATTTCAGTCCAGCTAGATCATGCATGACTTCACATCTAAAAAGAGGGGAGTTATCAAACGCTTGTGACTATGATTTCAGAATGTGCGCAGAAGATAACTACAGCACCACAATTTCAAGATCAGAAGGTAGTTTTTGCTGGAGTTCAATGGCACGCTCTTTAGCCAATAGATACTCCTTTGTTTCCCTGAACTTTGACTTCAATATTTGAGATCTAGACTTGAATAGTTCGCCTAAAGGATATGGTCGACAAGGATCGATGATCATCTTCTCAAGGGACACTGAATTCTTGGATAAATGCAGGAGAAATTCAACTTCAGCTGTGCTTCCAACAAACCCAATAAACTCTACCACCTTGAGGCAATGATATGTATGCTCATCTATTAAAGTCTGTAAGTCTCCAGATGACATCTCTGCATAACATATCTTGAACAAGGAGAAAAgaaataatgatattttattcaAGAATTTAGGGAAAAAAAGTCTTGATTCTTAATGCCCACATGTCAACTGATCATAAATTTACCAGTCTACAAAGAAGGATGTATTTCAAAGTAAAGAAAACACTCACCAACAAGGTAAGTTTATGCAGTGAAGGAGATGCTCTTAGTAGAGGAGCGAGTAAAAAGAGGTCCCCAAACTCTAGAAGTGAAACTTTCAATTCCAAATATTTGAGATTATTTAATTCGGGAAATTGCTGTGGGCCTGTCATAATAAGCTTCTGCAAGTTTCAACAAGAAAACAATCACAAGTAGGTTCATAGAATCATGGCAAGGATGGACTGTCTATGGAAAAATAAAGCATAAGTAACATAATTAAACTTACAAGAGGACCAGTGAAATGCAAGTTAAGTGTCTTTAATTGAGACAGAAAACTCAAGTGCTTGAAAAGTTTATCAACAACGACTTTAAAGAAACTCCCTGCAACACTGAGTTCAAGAAGCTGAGGAACATGCTTAAAATGAACAACTTCAGGCCCACGATAtgaaaatgataataaatttaCTGCAGAAATCTCCAGTTTTTCAAAATTTCTGCAGCCCCATATCTCTAAATACTTCAGCTTTAGTGTTGGACCCCAAATGTTCAAACTTAATAGAGATGATGAATTCTTCACGCTTAACACTTCAAGAAATGGACAATGAGATAGCAGACACTCAAGAGTACCTCCAGTCACATTTACACGCTTCAAATGCAGTGCTGTTAGGGAACTTGGGTTTGAATTTTCAAACAAGTGGGAAGGAAAAGCGTAGAGCTCAGAGTAATCAGCCATTCTTAAATCAGTAAAATCCAACTCAAGTTTTTGAACCTTCTTATCCAGAGCAAATTTGACCCAATTGTCTACATCACATTCATAGCCAACATCAAATATAATTCTTAATCCATCCACTGTTAGAGCCTGATGTAATCCCAGAACTTGATCAACCCATCTAACAAAACGTAGCCTTTCTTCTCGGAGGGAATTTAGATTACCTGAACCAAGGGGAAATCTTAATTCTTCTAAAGTAAGTGATGCATCAAAATCTAAAGTACCAGTAAAGAATGTCCACAAGTATCTCCATCTTCTGGAGAGGATGTTAGTTTTTGCTGCATCTTTCATAGGCAAATGAGACAGAATTAACACAAGTACATCGTTGGGCAACCGACTAATTTGATCTTCTGCATCAGTTTCTTCTTGTTTCTCTTTTAAGTGGCAACAGGAACAATCTGCATCAACGTTATTCTCTTGTCTGTAACACTGCAATGTACTAAAGAAATGTGAGATAAGGGATACCatctcagaaaaaaaaaaacaaagaaactcTTTTACAACTTCTTCAACCATTCAAGTAACCTCCATGATGGAGTTATTTCTTCCCAGCCTCTCTTCCCAAAAAATTTTCCATATCTATAATCCCTTCCCTTGACAGAAACAATCCAAGAATTTTAA
The genomic region above belongs to Manihot esculenta cultivar AM560-2 chromosome 3, M.esculenta_v8, whole genome shotgun sequence and contains:
- the LOC110611133 gene encoding putative F-box protein At1g49610 isoform X2, producing MKDAAKTNILSRRWRYLWTFFTGTLDFDASLTLEELRFPLGSGNLNSLREERLRFVRWVDQVLGLHQALTVDGLRIIFDVGYECDVDNWVKFALDKKVQKLELDFTDLRMADYSELYAFPSHLFENSNPSSLTALHLKRVNVTGGTLECLLSHCPFLEVLSVKNSSSLLSLNIWGPTLKLKYLEIWGCRNFEKLEISAVNLLSFSYRGPEVVHFKHVPQLLELSVAGSFFKVVVDKLFKHLSFLSQLKTLNLHFTGPLKLIMTGPQQFPELNNLKYLELKVSLLEFGDLFLLAPLLRASPSLHKLTLLICYAEMSSGDLQTLIDEHTYHCLKVVEFIGFVGSTAEVEFLLHLSKNSVSLEKMIIDPCRPYPLGELFKSRSQILKSKFRETKEYLLAKERAIELQQKLPSDLEIVVL
- the LOC110611133 gene encoding putative FBD-associated F-box protein At5g56700 isoform X1, whose product is MPKPSSSSSNFAMKKCYRQENNVDADCSCCHLKEKQEETDAEDQISRLPNDVLVLILSHLPMKDAAKTNILSRRWRYLWTFFTGTLDFDASLTLEELRFPLGSGNLNSLREERLRFVRWVDQVLGLHQALTVDGLRIIFDVGYECDVDNWVKFALDKKVQKLELDFTDLRMADYSELYAFPSHLFENSNPSSLTALHLKRVNVTGGTLECLLSHCPFLEVLSVKNSSSLLSLNIWGPTLKLKYLEIWGCRNFEKLEISAVNLLSFSYRGPEVVHFKHVPQLLELSVAGSFFKVVVDKLFKHLSFLSQLKTLNLHFTGPLKLIMTGPQQFPELNNLKYLELKVSLLEFGDLFLLAPLLRASPSLHKLTLLICYAEMSSGDLQTLIDEHTYHCLKVVEFIGFVGSTAEVEFLLHLSKNSVSLEKMIIDPCRPYPLGELFKSRSQILKSKFRETKEYLLAKERAIELQQKLPSDLEIVVL
- the LOC110611132 gene encoding putative pectinesterase/pectinesterase inhibitor 28, which translates into the protein MSNGYDQAEESAKKKKKIAVIGVSSIILVAMVVAVAVGVNGSSSEESGATGEISTSSKSIVAICQPTDYRETCETSLSKAASNTSDPQKLVQAGFQAAIDSLNEAIKKSETLQEVAKDPMAKQALDDCKELMDDAIDDLKTSFKEVGDFDASKLHEYVDNLKIWLSATITYQQTCLDGFENTTGPAGQKMKEILTLSSQLTSNGLAMVSGLADIIRDLNLAEFTGRRLLNDKGLPSWVTTEKQRLLAETAATIKADITVAQDGSGQFKTINEAVKNIPKKSNTTFVVYIKEGIYEEQVTISRSMTHVMMIGDGANKTKITGSLSYAGGVQTFKTATVSISGNHFIAKDIGFENSAGAIGHQAVALKVQSDMSIFYNCQMDGYQDTLYSHTYRQFYRDCTITGTIDFIFGDAAAVYQNCKLVVRKPLESQRCIITAQGRNNSREATGFVIQNCTISADPAYFRLRFRNAAYLGRPWRQFSRTIIMQSEIDDLIHPEGWMPWMGSVGLDTCSYSEFENRGPGADTTKRVTWKGIKKVTPEEAADFTAAKFIDGDLWIPATGVPYTPGMIKE